GGAAGGCCTGCGCCGCGTGGCGCAGCTCGTGGAGCGGGCCCGGCAGCACCTTCAGACTGAACTCCTCCGGCTGCACGCGGCCGGCGAGCCACGGCTCACCGGTTCGGTCCCCGGAGACGCCCTGCTGCCCGGCACGGGCCTCCTCACCCTGGCGCGCGACGAGCGGCCACTGCTGCAGGCACTCACTCAGGCCGGGCACGGACCCACGCGGCCGGTCGGCCTGCGCATCGACGCCCGAATCGCGCTGCAGATCGACGCCGACCTGCACGCCCAGGAGCGTCGGCACACCCTGGACCTGAGGCCCGGCCGGCGGCCCGGCGAGATCGCGCTGCACTTCGTGGCGGACGGCCACGGTTCCGTGAACACCTACCTGAGCCCGGCCGGTCTGATGAACACCGGACTGCTCGATCCCCTGCACGCCGGGGGCGGCGGGAGCTGGAGCTGGGGTGTCCCGCGCCGCCGTCAGGCCGGGCTGACGCTGCTCTCCTCCCTGCTCGACGAACCGCTCGGCCCGCTCGCCACGGCCGCCACCGCCGCCACCCGCCAGCCGGGCGACACCCTGCGCGCCCAGCTGCACGCCTGGACCGGCACGCCCGCCGCCCGGCGATCTCTCGCACACCACCGGAACCGCAACGCTTCAGCAAACCGGAGTTGACCGGTCCGGCCTGCAACGCAGACCCGGCGCGGCTCTCCCAGGCCCCAGGAAGGCCCGCTCACTCGGACGACAGCGGCATTCTCGCCACACGTTCGTCGGCGCTCGTCGTCCGCCTGTCTGAATGCTCAAGTCGGACCGGGGTCGGCCGGTGACCCTTCACGGGCGTCAGGGTGTGGGGGCAGACACCTCCTGAATACGGACCAGGTTCCCGGCGGGATCCCGGAACGCGCAGTCGCGCACGCCGTAGGGCTGAAGGACCGGTTCCTGCACGACCTCGGCGTCGCTGGCCTGCAGCCGTTCGAAGATGACGTCGAGCTCGGTGGTGGCCAGGATGATGGTGGCGTAACTGCCCTTGGCCATCATCTCGGCGACCGTGCGGCGCTCGTCGTCCGTGATGCCGGGTGTCGCCTGCGGGGGGTACAGCACGATCGAGGGGCTGGCCTGACCTTCAGCGCCGAGCGTGATCCAGTGAAGGCCGTTGTAGCCGACGTCGCTGAGCACCGTGAACCCGACGGTGTCACGCCAGAAGGCCAGCGAAGCGGCCGGATCGGTGTGGGGCAGAAACGACTGATGGATGGAGATGGGCATACATTCACTGTAGACAACGCGCACGCTCCGGCGCTTCTCCATTCCTGCTCCGGCGGTCACTTCACCGCACGGGCCGGGTCACCTGTTTCGCCACGCAGGGAGGCAGGCCCTGCGTCGTCCACCTCTCACGTTGCCGGTAGGCGCCGGGCGACACCCCGACCAGTTCGGTGAAGCGGGTGGTGAAGGTCCCGAGCGACGCGCAGCCCACCTCGAAACAGACGTCCGTCACGCTGAGGTCACCACGGCGCAGCAGCATCATGGCCCGCTCGATCCGGCGCGTCATGAGGTAACGGTACGGAGATTCGCCGTACGCGCGTCGGAACTGGCGACTGAGATGCCCGGCAGACAGATGCACGCCCCGCGCGAGTGCCTCGACATCCAGCGGCTGAGCGTATTCCCGGTCGATGCGGTCACGCACGCGCCGCAGCCTCGCCAGATCACGCAGGTGAAGACCAGGAGTCGCCATGCCCCCATCATGCCACCACCGTACGGCGTCGGCCGACCCTGCCGCACGCAGGATGAACGGCCGCACGCGGTGCGCGGAAGCGGGGCCCCACGCGGCCGCTGGACTTCGTGTCGCCCGGGCGTACACTGGGTCCATTCCCCAGCGCACCCGCCTCCGTTCGGGGACAGGAGGTCCTGATGTCGCTCCCGACTCCCCCCGGTCCCGCTTTCGCCGAGATGGCCCTCCTGATCCGTGGCTATCAGCTCTCCAGGATGATCCAGGTCGCGGTTGCCCTTGGCCTGGCCGACGAGCTGAGCGGCGGCCCGCAGTTCGCCCACACGCTCGCGCTGAGGGTCGGTGCGGACCCTC
The window above is part of the Deinococcus aquiradiocola genome. Proteins encoded here:
- a CDS encoding VOC family protein, translated to MPISIHQSFLPHTDPAASLAFWRDTVGFTVLSDVGYNGLHWITLGAEGQASPSIVLYPPQATPGITDDERRTVAEMMAKGSYATIILATTELDVIFERLQASDAEVVQEPVLQPYGVRDCAFRDPAGNLVRIQEVSAPTP
- a CDS encoding helix-turn-helix transcriptional regulator — its product is MATPGLHLRDLARLRRVRDRIDREYAQPLDVEALARGVHLSAGHLSRQFRRAYGESPYRYLMTRRIERAMMLLRRGDLSVTDVCFEVGCASLGTFTTRFTELVGVSPGAYRQRERWTTQGLPPCVAKQVTRPVR